The genomic region TCGAGCTGGAACGCGAGCCCGATCGTCTCGGCCTTGAGATCGAGCCCGGGTCCCGAGGTCCCCGTCACGCCGATGTTTCCGGCGAACGACGCGCCGACGGCCATCCCGGCTGCGGCGATCTCGTCCTCGGCCTGGATCGTGCGGACGCCGAAGTTCTTGTGCCTGGACAGCTCGTGCAGCAGGTCCGAGGCCGGCGTGATCGGGTACGACGCGTAGAAGAGCGGGATCCCCGCGCGCTGCGCGGCGGCGATCAGGCCCCACGCGAGCGAGGTCGCGCCGGTGATGTTCCGGTACGTCCCCGGCGGCAGCTTCGCCTTCTTGACCTGGAACTGATGGGCGAACAGCTCGGCGGTCTCGCCGAAGTTGTAGCCGGCCTTGAACGCGGCGACGTTCGCCTCGGCGATGTGCGGGAGCTTCGCGAAGCGCTTGTTGATCCACACGATCGTCGGCTCGGTCGGCCGTGTGTACATCCACGACACGAGTCCGAGCGCGAACATGTTCTTCGCGCGTTCGGCGTCCTTCTTGGTGATGCCCTCGATGCCCTTGGTCGCCTCGACGGTCATCGTGGTCATCTTGACCTTGTAGACCTGCCAGCCGTCGAGCGAGCCGTCCTCGAGCGGGTTGGACTTGTAGCCGGCCTTCTTGAGGTTGCCTTCGGTGAACGCGTCCTCGTTCATGATCAGCATCCCGCCCTGGGGCAGGTCGCCGAGGTTCGTCTTGAGTGCGGCCGGGTTCATCGCGACGAGCACGTTCGGCTGGTCGCCGGGCGTCAGGATGTCCTCGTCCGAGAAGTGGATCTGGAAGCCCGATACGCCGAACAGCGAGCCGGCCGGCGCTCTGATCTCGGCCGGGAAGTCGGGCAACGTCGAAAGATCGTTGCCGAGGATGGCGCTTACGTTGGTGAAGCGGTCGCCGGTGAGCTGCATCCCGTCCCCAGAATCGCCGGCGAACCGGATGACGACCCTGTGGAGCTCTTCAGCGGACTTCGCCATCTCCTCCTACTTCCGCGGCCCCGCCGCGCGTCCCTGCACCGTGCGAAGCGGCCGCGATGAACGCTTCCGATCGCGACCGCATCACCATTCTACGCTCTTCAGTCGAGCTTCGGTTTCCCAGACGGCCCTCGCCACGGCACGACGACGCTGTGCCGCCAGCAGCCGGGTCCCTCGTTGTAGGCGGAGAGCCGGGTGCCGCACACGTCGCACGAGCGGCGTCCCTCGAACCGCTTCGGAGCCTCGCGAGGGTCGAGGGAAGACTCTCGGGTTCCTCGGGGCGGAGTCTTCCCAAAGGCCGGCATCGCGAGGCGGAATGATATCCCCGTGAGAGCGGGAAACTCCAACATCGCCCCAGGTCAACGCCGAGGCCGCGACCTATACTCGTCCCGTGCGCGAGGTCTATCTGGACCATGCCTCCACGACGCCGGTGTTACCGGAGGCGCTCGAGGCGATGACGCGGGTCGCCGGGCAGGTCTTCGCCGACCCCTCGCGGCTCTACGGCGCGGCGCGCGTCGCTCGGATCGAGCTCGACGGTGCCCGCGCGTCGGTCGCCTCCGCGATCGAAGCCCGCCCCGAGGAGATCGTCTTCACTTCCGGAGGTACCGAATCCTGCAACTTGGCGATCGTGGCCGGTGCGCGAGCAGGTGTCGCTGCCCGCAGGCCGGCCCGGGTCGTCGTCTCCTCCGTCGAGCACACGGCCGTGCTCGAAGCGGCTCGCTCCCTCGAGGGGTTCGAGGTCGTCGAGGTCCCGGTGGACGGCGCCGGGACGGTCGACCTCGAGGCACTGCGCGAGGCCGTTGCGGGCGGCGCCGCGCTGGTATCGATCCAGCACGCCAATCAGGAGGTCGGAACGATCCAGCCCGTCGCCGAGGCGGCAGCGATCGCGCGCGATGCCGGCACGCTGATGCACACCGACGCGTGCATGACGGTGGGTCACCGGCCGGTAAGCGTGGGCGCGCTCGGCGTCGATCTGCTGTCGGGATCCGGGCACAAGGCCTACGGCCCGAAAGGCGTGGGGTTCCTCTGGGCCCGGCGGGGCGTGCGCGTCCGCCCGACACTCCCCGGCGACGATCGCGAGCGCCACCGCCGCTCGGGCATGGAGAACCTTCCCGCGATCGCCGGGATGGCCGCCGCGTTCGCGGTACGCGTGGACGAGATCGCGGCCGAAGCGCCGCGCCTTCGCGCGATGTCGGATCGCATCCGCGACGAGCTCCCGAAACGCGTCCCAGACACGATTCTGCACGGCCTCGCGATCGACCGGCTGCCCGGCCTCGTCGCCTTCAGCTTCTTGTACGTGGAGGGCGAGGCGCTGCTCCTCGGGCTCGACGCTCGCGGCATCGCGGTTCATTCCGGATCGTCGTGCACGTCGTCGGCCGACGAGCCCTCGCACGTCCTCGCCGCGATGAACGCGCTCACCCACGGTTCCGTTCGGGTGTCGCTCGGGCGCACGACGACGGAAGACGACGTTTCGTACCTCCTGGACGAGCTGCCCGGCATCGTCGAGAAGGTGCGGGCCATGAGCCAGGCGCCGGGCCGATGAACGCCGACGAGGAACCGCTCGTCGTGGATTCGCTCGGGACGGCTTGCCCGATCCCGGTCATCGACCTCGCCAAAGCCGTGGAACGGGCCCCGCCCGGCTCGCTGCTGGAGCTCCTTTCCGACGACGAGGGGGCGAAGGTCGACATCCCGGTGTGGTGCCGGATGAAGCGTCACGAGTACCTCGGTCGCCAAGACCGCGAGCGCGGCTGGGCGTTCCTGGTCCGCAAGGCCGCCGGGTGAACGGCAGGGAATCACCCCCCATTCCGAGAACCTAAGTCGGATGGAGACACCCTTCGGCTCCATCCCTCAGGAGCACATCGGCCGCCTGTCGATGGCAGAGATCCACGAGACCCTGGGCAGGAGCCGGGTCTCACGGCGCTCGATCCTGAAGGCCGGAGCGCTGGGCGCCGGCGCCGTGGTCGCCGGGCCCGTCCTGTGGCAGCGGCCCGGCTTCGCCGCGGTACCTCCCGCCGGTCGCCATCTCGTCTACGGCGCCGACCCGCAGCGGTCGATGACGGTCTCCTGGTCCACCGCCGAGCCGGTGCAGAACGCCGTCATGGACCTCGGTCTCGACACGAACTACGGAACGACGCTCGCGGCCGAGACCCGCGCGGTCGCCGGCACGCCGACGAACTATCACCACGTCCCGATAACGGGCCTCCAACCGGGCACGACCTACCACTATCGCGTCCGGCACGCCGGCGGGGAGAGCGCCGACGAGATGTTCCGCACCGCGCCGGCAGCGATCGCTCCCTTCACGTTCACCGCCTTCGGCGATCAGGGCGTGTCCGACGGAGCCGCCGAGACCACGCAGACGGTCGCTGCGGCGAACCCGGCGTTCCATTTCCACGTCGGCGACCTCTGCTACGCGTTCCGAACCGGCACGGGGAACCCGCTGAAGCCGGCGCCGCCGATCGACGTCCTCGTACCGATCCTCACCGACCAGAGCGTGTGGGACGCGTGGCTCGCGATCATGAGCCCGCAGGCCGCGCGCGCGCCGTGGATGACGACCGTCGGGAACCACGAGATGGAGTACGGCTACGGCGAGCTCGGCTACGACGCCTACCTCTCGCGGTTCGTGCTTCCGGGGAACGGCGTGTCGGCGAGCACCTACTCGTTCCGGTACGCCAACGCCGGATTCATCGCGCTCGACGGCAACGACGTCTCGCACGAGCTCTCCGCGAACCGCGGTTACACCGGCGGAGCGCAGGACGCCTGGCTCAGGGAAACGCTCACCGCGATGCGCGCCGATCCGGGGCTCGACTTCATCGTCGTCGGCTACCACAACTGCTCGTACTGCACGAACGTTGTGCATGCTTCCGACGCCGGGCCGCGAGAGCGGTGGGGAGCGTTGTTCGATCAGTTCAGCGTCGACGTCGTGATCAACGGCCACAACCACTGCTACGAGCGCACGCATCCGATCCGCGGTGGGAAGCTCACCCGCAAAGCGCCGTCGGGGTCGACGATAGCGCCCGCCGTCGACGGCACGACGTACATCACCGCCGGCGGGGGCGGACAGGCCGCGTATCAGCTCGCGCTCTACCCGGCGTCTTACGTGACCATCGTCGGCGGCCTCCGCGTGCCGGAACTGGCGCCGTGGTCGGCGAAGCGCTACCTGAACCTCTCGCTCCTAGCCGTGGACGTCGCGCCGCCCGACTCCGGCGGCGTGGCCACGATGACCATCCGCGCACTGCGCGCCGGCGGCGCCGAGATCGAGCGCATCACACTCAGACGGTGAGACGCTTCGCGGCTCGTTCGCTGGCGCTGAGCCTGCTCGTCGCGGCCACATTCCAGCCCGGTATCGGCGACGAGCAGATCGACTGCGGCACGACGCATGTCGGGAACCGCACCCAGAACGCCACCGGGGTTGAAGACCCAGCGGGCGATGTCCGCGTGTTCGCGATGCAGTACCGCCAGGAGATCTCCTACGCGACGAGCTACGAGACCTTCCTCCACAAGATGGAGTGCCTCCTCCTCGACTACGTCGTGCCGAACAAGTCGGCGACGCAGCCGAACGTCGTCGTGCTCAACGAGGACATCGGCCTGGCGACGCTCGGGATCGGCACGCGCGGCCTGGTCGCCCGGACGGTCGCGGCCGGCCCCGTCAAGGACCCGCAGAACCTCGTCGGAGCGATCGCAGCGTTCGCGGGGGTCGGGATGGCCTACGCGCCGCAGCTCGCGTACTACGCGCTCAGCGAGCCGCAGACCAGCGCGCAGCGGCTGATCCTTGCTGCGGTCACCGACACGATGGTCCGCGCATTCATGCAGACCTTCAGCGACCTTGCGCGGAAGTACGACATCTACATCGTCGCTTCGAACAACCAGGCCGAGTTCCGCGAGGTGCGGGTCGCCGACAAGCCGACCGCCGCCCTGCTCATCGACCCCGACCTTCTCCCCCGTTACCTCAGCGGCGATCTGTCCACCGTCTACGAGGCCGTCGATTCCGGCGGCGCCGGATTCCCCGACGACCAGGGCGACGGCGCGGCGGGGATCAACGTACACAACAAGGCGTTCATGTGGTCGCCGAACCCGGGCGTCGAGCCGTACGCCGCCGCTCGCTTCGGCGAGTACGCGCTCGATCCGGCGCAAGGGCTGACCGAAGAAGACCCGCGGTCGAACCTCGTCGGCGTCACCAAGAAGACGCCGATCACCTCGATCGAGCGCATGCTGCTCGATCTCACAGACGACAACGACATGAGCCTCGAGAACACCGGGCCGTTCCCACTTCCCGGCGAGGGATCGCCGACGCATCCGCTGCCTGCCGCCACACGGATCGGCTTCGGGATCAGCCTGCCGGCGTTCGAGTGGGGCAACGACTTCGGCCAGCCGTTCGCGGGCGACGGCTGCGCGGATCGGACGACGTGGATGCGCTGCCTCGACCAGCGCGGCGTCAACCTGTTCCTCCAGCCCGAGGCGAACCCCGGATGCTGCTGGGTGGACTACATCGACCTCGGCTGGCATCCCGACGCGTGGCAGGCGCTGTCCTGGATGGACTCGGCGTGGCGAGCCGTCGCCGATCCGAGCGTGACGAACATCCGCTACGCGGTCACGCCGCACATGGTCGGCAACCTGATCGACCTCGCCTTCGACGGGCAGTCGGTGATCTTCGAGCGATGCGATTTCGGCGGCGTGGATACCTGCGCCGGCAACGTCCCGCAAGCGTTCGTCGGAGCGAAGGACTTCATCGGGTGCCCGCCGAGCCCGGCCGCCGACGCGCCGTGCGACGACCCGAAGCTCCTCGGCTATTCGGGCCTCAAGCGCGAGACGATCGCGATGGCGCCGTGGGTGCTCGCCGACGATCCGGCCCTGGACGCCGTCGCGAACCGGGCCCGGCTGACCGAGCGGGGCCACGCCATGCTCGCCGGCTCGGGGAGCCCCTACGAGAACGGCTACCTCGAGACGGCGATCTGGGCCGACCTCGACCTCGACCCGCCGGGCGCCTGAGCGCCGGACGCCGACCGACGCCTTCGCTACAGTTCCCCCGCCATGAGCATCCCCTTGAGCGTCGTCGTCCCGACCCGGGACCGTCCCGAGATGCTGCGCCGCTGCCTTGCCTCGATCCGCAAGAGTCTCGGGGACGCCGGGGAGTTGATCGTCGTCGACAGTGCCTCGCGCGACGAGGCAGCCGTTTCGATCGCCGCCGAGGTCGGCGCCCGGTATCTCAAGGCCGAGCTCCCCGGCGCTGGGCGCGCCCGCAACGCCGGCTGGCGCGCGGCGACCCAGGAGGTCGTGGGATTCGTCGACGACGATATGACCGTAGCGCCCGACTGGGCCGAGACCGTGCGTGATGCGTTCGCCATGAAGCCCGGGCTCGGGTTCGTTACCGGCAAGGTGCTGCCCCCTCCCGAGCAGGCCGGCGCCGCGCATCCGATCGCGCTCGTCGACGCGCCCGATGCGCTGGATCATCAGCCGCGAACCGCCCGTCACGAAGGGATCTCAGGGAACTTCGCGGCCCGGCGCGGCGCGCTGGCATCCATCGGCGGATTCGACGAGCTCCTCGGCGCAGGCGTCCCCTTCAAGGGCGGCGAAGACTTCGATCTGTTCGATCGCTTGATCGCCTCCGGCGTTCCGGGCCGCTACGAGCCATCGATCCTCGCGCATCACGACCAGTGGCGCTCCAAACGGGAGCGGTTGAAGCTCGACTTCGGCTACGGCATCGGCGCCGGCGCCCGGCTGGCGAAGTTGATGCGCGCCGACCGACAACACGCGCGCGCGGTTGCGCGCGACGTGCTCTGGCGATGGGGCTTGTTAGACTTCGTCAACTGCATCCGCAAGCGGTACGAGTACGGAGCAATCGCGGCCCTGTACCGGCTCGCCGGCATCGTTCGAGGGCTTGTCGGCGGGCTCGCGATACCGGTCGTCGATGGGCACTTCGCGCCGCGACGGCGCAAGCGTAGCGCTACGCGCGCCGCATGAGTGTCATCCTCGCCGCCTCGCGCAGCGCGCCCATGGTCCGCGCGACGTCGCAGACCGCATGGAACGCGACCTCGGGGCGGCGTAGCCCCTCGCCGCTTCGACGCCTTAGCTCGCTCCCCAGCCAAGAGGTCGCTACGCGCGCAGCGCCGAACTTGCGGTCGGACAAGGTCTCACGGTCGAGGATCCAATCGGAACGCCCCTGCGCGTAGGCCCGACGCAGGAAGTACCGGCGGTTGAGACGCGAGGCGGGGAGCTCGTGGAACACGACCGCATCGGGCACCCACCGAACCTCACCTCCGCCCTCGCGCACCCTGCGAACGAGCAGCGCGTCGTCGTTCACCAGCGGCGTGCCCCCGCGAGGACCGAGCGACGGCTCGAACCCGCCCGAGGCGCGCAGCTTTGCGGTGTCGAACGCGCAGTTGGCGGTCAGGAAGAACTC from Actinomycetota bacterium harbors:
- a CDS encoding cysteine desulfurase family protein, which produces MREVYLDHASTTPVLPEALEAMTRVAGQVFADPSRLYGAARVARIELDGARASVASAIEARPEEIVFTSGGTESCNLAIVAGARAGVAARRPARVVVSSVEHTAVLEAARSLEGFEVVEVPVDGAGTVDLEALREAVAGGAALVSIQHANQEVGTIQPVAEAAAIARDAGTLMHTDACMTVGHRPVSVGALGVDLLSGSGHKAYGPKGVGFLWARRGVRVRPTLPGDDRERHRRSGMENLPAIAGMAAAFAVRVDEIAAEAPRLRAMSDRIRDELPKRVPDTILHGLAIDRLPGLVAFSFLYVEGEALLLGLDARGIAVHSGSSCTSSADEPSHVLAAMNALTHGSVRVSLGRTTTEDDVSYLLDELPGIVEKVRAMSQAPGR
- a CDS encoding glycosyltransferase, which translates into the protein MSIPLSVVVPTRDRPEMLRRCLASIRKSLGDAGELIVVDSASRDEAAVSIAAEVGARYLKAELPGAGRARNAGWRAATQEVVGFVDDDMTVAPDWAETVRDAFAMKPGLGFVTGKVLPPPEQAGAAHPIALVDAPDALDHQPRTARHEGISGNFAARRGALASIGGFDELLGAGVPFKGGEDFDLFDRLIASGVPGRYEPSILAHHDQWRSKRERLKLDFGYGIGAGARLAKLMRADRQHARAVARDVLWRWGLLDFVNCIRKRYEYGAIAALYRLAGIVRGLVGGLAIPVVDGHFAPRRRKRSATRAA
- a CDS encoding metallophosphoesterase family protein, giving the protein METPFGSIPQEHIGRLSMAEIHETLGRSRVSRRSILKAGALGAGAVVAGPVLWQRPGFAAVPPAGRHLVYGADPQRSMTVSWSTAEPVQNAVMDLGLDTNYGTTLAAETRAVAGTPTNYHHVPITGLQPGTTYHYRVRHAGGESADEMFRTAPAAIAPFTFTAFGDQGVSDGAAETTQTVAAANPAFHFHVGDLCYAFRTGTGNPLKPAPPIDVLVPILTDQSVWDAWLAIMSPQAARAPWMTTVGNHEMEYGYGELGYDAYLSRFVLPGNGVSASTYSFRYANAGFIALDGNDVSHELSANRGYTGGAQDAWLRETLTAMRADPGLDFIVVGYHNCSYCTNVVHASDAGPRERWGALFDQFSVDVVINGHNHCYERTHPIRGGKLTRKAPSGSTIAPAVDGTTYITAGGGGQAAYQLALYPASYVTIVGGLRVPELAPWSAKRYLNLSLLAVDVAPPDSGGVATMTIRALRAGGAEIERITLRR
- a CDS encoding 2-oxoacid:acceptor oxidoreductase subunit alpha — its product is MAKSAEELHRVVIRFAGDSGDGMQLTGDRFTNVSAILGNDLSTLPDFPAEIRAPAGSLFGVSGFQIHFSDEDILTPGDQPNVLVAMNPAALKTNLGDLPQGGMLIMNEDAFTEGNLKKAGYKSNPLEDGSLDGWQVYKVKMTTMTVEATKGIEGITKKDAERAKNMFALGLVSWMYTRPTEPTIVWINKRFAKLPHIAEANVAAFKAGYNFGETAELFAHQFQVKKAKLPPGTYRNITGATSLAWGLIAAAQRAGIPLFYASYPITPASDLLHELSRHKNFGVRTIQAEDEIAAAGMAVGASFAGNIGVTGTSGPGLDLKAETIGLAFQLELPMIIVDVQRAGPSTGMPTKIEQSDLMLAMYGRHGESPLPIVAAYTPAGCFEAAVEAVRIAIKYRTPVILLSDTFLTNSAEPWRLPDVHDLPDIPVEFAKEPNKDGEFWPYLRDENLARPWAIPG
- a CDS encoding sulfurtransferase TusA family protein; translated protein: MNADEEPLVVDSLGTACPIPVIDLAKAVERAPPGSLLELLSDDEGAKVDIPVWCRMKRHEYLGRQDRERGWAFLVRKAAG